Proteins co-encoded in one Stenotrophomonas maltophilia genomic window:
- a CDS encoding aminotransferase class V-fold PLP-dependent enzyme, which yields MDRRRRNLLRAGALLPAAAALSSLPATAAARYAAPMQIPATTVAPDVLARDEGYWSAVASHFDITDEVNHLENGYWGAMGRETLASYQRHTAEVNRGNAWYGRREFPAQYVAVQQLAAELLGVGSDEIALTRGATEAMQALIGGYNRLQPGDQVLYADIDYDSMIGAMRWLQQRRGVQVERIALPAVPDHTQIVQAYEAAFARLPRLKLVLLTQVSHRHGLVLPVAEIAERARARGIDAIIDAAHGFGQIDYAVPQLKADFVGINLHKWIGAPVGVGAMYVRKGRVTDLDPYMGENDDGRVGSRVHTGTVNFAAYLALPEAIALHQRIGAANKQARLRYLRERWTVPARQMAHIEVLSSPDPALASALASFRLRGRTSVADNIALQKRLLDEHRVFTTHRDGLESGACVRVTPSVFTRPAQMDALVQALAALA from the coding sequence ATGGACCGCCGTCGCCGCAACCTGCTGCGTGCCGGTGCCTTGCTGCCGGCTGCGGCCGCTCTGTCTTCACTGCCTGCCACGGCTGCTGCGCGTTACGCTGCACCCATGCAGATTCCCGCGACGACCGTGGCGCCGGACGTGCTGGCCCGCGATGAAGGCTACTGGTCCGCCGTGGCCAGCCACTTCGACATCACCGATGAAGTGAACCACCTGGAGAACGGCTACTGGGGCGCGATGGGGCGCGAGACGCTGGCCAGCTACCAGCGCCACACGGCCGAGGTAAACCGTGGCAACGCCTGGTATGGGCGCCGGGAATTCCCGGCGCAGTACGTGGCAGTGCAGCAGCTGGCGGCCGAACTGTTGGGTGTGGGCAGCGACGAGATCGCGCTGACCCGGGGTGCCACCGAGGCGATGCAGGCGCTGATCGGCGGCTACAACCGCCTGCAGCCCGGCGATCAGGTGCTGTATGCCGACATCGACTACGACAGCATGATCGGCGCGATGCGCTGGCTGCAGCAGCGCCGTGGCGTGCAGGTCGAGCGCATCGCGCTGCCGGCGGTGCCGGACCACACGCAGATCGTGCAGGCCTATGAGGCCGCGTTCGCACGGCTGCCACGCCTGAAGCTGGTGCTGCTGACCCAGGTCAGCCATCGCCACGGGCTGGTGCTGCCGGTGGCGGAGATCGCCGAGCGTGCCCGCGCACGCGGTATCGATGCGATCATCGATGCCGCGCACGGGTTCGGCCAGATCGATTACGCAGTGCCGCAGCTGAAGGCCGATTTCGTTGGCATCAACCTGCACAAGTGGATCGGTGCGCCGGTTGGTGTCGGTGCGATGTACGTGCGCAAGGGACGCGTGACGGATCTGGACCCGTACATGGGCGAGAACGACGATGGCCGCGTCGGCAGCCGGGTACATACCGGCACGGTCAACTTCGCTGCTTACCTGGCGCTGCCGGAGGCGATCGCCCTGCACCAGCGCATCGGCGCCGCGAACAAGCAGGCGCGCCTGCGCTACCTGCGTGAACGCTGGACGGTACCGGCGCGGCAGATGGCGCATATCGAAGTGTTGTCGTCGCCCGACCCGGCCTTGGCCAGTGCGTTGGCCAGCTTCCGTCTGCGCGGGCGCACGAGCGTGGCCGACAACATTGCATTGCAGAAGCGGCTGCTGGATGAACATCGGGTGTTCACCACCCATCGTGATGGGCTGGAATCGGGCGCCTGCGTGCGGGTGACGCCGTCGGTGTTCACCCGGCCGGCGCAGATGGACGCACTGGTGCAGGCGCTTGCCGCGTTGGCCTGA
- the cyoB gene encoding cytochrome o ubiquinol oxidase subunit I, translating to MLGKLTWEAVPLHEPIVVVTLAAMVLGGLALLGAVTYFKLWGPLWRDWFTTVDHKKIGIMYVVVALVMLVRGFADALMMRAQLAAAGPGSEGFLPPEHYDQIFTAHGVIMIFFVATPFVVGLMNIIVPLQIGARDMAFPFLNAFSFWIFVVGAALMMISLGVGEFAMTGWVAYPPLSGIEFSPGVGVDYYIWALQASGIGTLLTGVNLFITILRMRAPGMTLMKMPVFTWTVLVTSVIIIAAFPILTVALGALTLDRYLDFNFYTNTLGGNPMMYVNLVWAWGHPEVYILVLPAFGIFSEVTATFARKKLFGYKSMVGATLAIGILSFVVWLHHFFTMGSGASVNAFFGIMTMIIAIPTGVKIFTWLFTMYGGRVEFSVPMLWTIAFLVTFTIGGMTGVLLAIPGADFLLHNSLFLVAHFHNTIIGGALFGYLAGFVYWFPKVFGFTLNERLGKWSFACWVIGFYLAFMPLYMLGFMGMTRRMNQYDNPAWTPYLIAAFIGALFVFAGIILMLVQIYVSVRDRKRNLDLTGDPWNARTLEWATPSPPPFYNFAVVPKADALDAFHEAKKRGLPPPPKKYAPIHMPKNTGVPLILNVWILVLCFALVWHIWWMAAASFIAMIVTLIVRSYDEDVDYYVSSEEVARTEAANLAKLKELRA from the coding sequence ATGTTGGGCAAATTGACGTGGGAGGCCGTGCCACTGCACGAGCCGATCGTCGTGGTCACCTTGGCGGCGATGGTGCTGGGCGGCCTCGCGCTGCTGGGCGCGGTGACGTACTTCAAGCTGTGGGGCCCGCTGTGGCGCGACTGGTTCACCACCGTGGACCACAAGAAGATCGGCATCATGTACGTGGTAGTGGCGCTGGTCATGCTGGTGCGTGGCTTTGCCGACGCGCTGATGATGCGCGCGCAGCTGGCGGCGGCCGGGCCGGGTAGTGAGGGCTTCCTGCCGCCCGAACACTACGACCAGATCTTCACCGCGCACGGCGTGATCATGATCTTCTTCGTGGCCACTCCGTTCGTGGTCGGCCTGATGAACATCATCGTGCCGCTGCAGATCGGCGCGCGCGACATGGCATTCCCGTTCCTCAACGCCTTCAGCTTCTGGATCTTCGTGGTCGGTGCGGCGCTGATGATGATCTCGCTGGGCGTTGGCGAATTCGCCATGACCGGCTGGGTCGCCTATCCGCCGCTGTCGGGCATCGAGTTCAGTCCCGGCGTCGGCGTGGACTACTACATCTGGGCGTTGCAGGCCTCGGGCATCGGCACCTTGCTGACCGGCGTCAACCTGTTCATCACCATCCTGCGCATGCGTGCGCCGGGCATGACCCTGATGAAGATGCCGGTGTTCACCTGGACCGTGCTGGTCACCAGCGTGATCATCATCGCCGCGTTCCCCATCCTGACCGTGGCGCTGGGCGCGCTCACCCTGGACCGCTACCTGGACTTCAACTTCTACACCAACACGTTGGGTGGCAACCCGATGATGTACGTGAACCTGGTGTGGGCCTGGGGCCATCCGGAGGTGTACATCCTGGTGCTGCCGGCGTTCGGCATCTTCTCTGAAGTCACCGCCACGTTCGCGCGCAAGAAGCTGTTCGGGTACAAGTCGATGGTCGGCGCTACGCTGGCGATCGGCATCCTGTCGTTCGTGGTCTGGCTGCACCACTTCTTCACCATGGGCTCCGGTGCCAGCGTCAATGCCTTCTTTGGCATCATGACGATGATCATCGCCATCCCCACCGGCGTGAAGATCTTCACCTGGCTGTTCACCATGTACGGCGGCCGCGTCGAGTTCAGCGTGCCGATGCTGTGGACCATCGCCTTCCTGGTCACCTTCACCATCGGCGGCATGACCGGCGTGCTGCTGGCCATTCCGGGCGCGGACTTCCTGCTGCACAACAGCCTGTTCCTGGTTGCGCACTTCCACAACACCATCATCGGTGGTGCGCTGTTTGGCTACCTGGCCGGTTTCGTCTACTGGTTCCCGAAGGTGTTCGGCTTCACCCTCAACGAGCGTCTGGGCAAGTGGTCGTTCGCCTGCTGGGTGATCGGCTTCTACCTGGCCTTCATGCCGCTGTACATGCTCGGCTTCATGGGCATGACCCGACGCATGAACCAGTACGACAACCCGGCGTGGACGCCGTACCTGATCGCCGCCTTCATCGGTGCACTGTTCGTGTTCGCCGGCATCATCCTGATGCTGGTGCAGATCTACGTCAGCGTGCGTGACCGCAAGCGCAACCTGGACCTGACCGGCGACCCATGGAATGCACGCACGCTGGAATGGGCCACGCCGTCGCCGCCGCCGTTCTACAACTTCGCCGTGGTGCCCAAGGCCGATGCGCTGGACGCCTTCCATGAAGCGAAGAAACGTGGGTTGCCGCCACCGCCGAAGAAGTACGCGCCGATCCACATGCCGAAGAACACCGGCGTGCCGCTGATCCTCAATGTCTGGATCCTGGTGCTGTGCTTTGCCCTGGTCTGGCACATCTGGTGGATGGCCGCGGCCAGCTTCATCGCCATGATCGTGACCCTGATCGTGCGCTCCTACGATGAGGACGTGGATTACTACGTCAGTTCCGAAGAGGTGGCGCGCACCGAAGCGGCCAATCTGGCCAAGCTGAAGGAGCTACGCGCATGA
- a CDS encoding PLP-dependent aminotransferase family protein: MTSLAPGGVAAANNNGGHLSEPTDGYGQAPAVGSHDTPRHAPYMPRPDVAAREWVQDVFAHSGPIYLRIVNSLERTVRRGGLAPGQRLPSQRALAQQLGIDLTTVTRAFDEARKRGLIEARGPQGSFIAPPKAGFEQRVDLSMNVPPVPDADALAETLRRGAAAVLARSNAPNLMTYHLGGGNPTDRHAAARWLQPMLGAVDDSCLLLTEGAQVALAAILVSQGRDGDAILCDALVYPGLLQAAAALGRRLLPVANDEHGMCPEALARQARESGARLVYLNPTCQNPTALTLPLQRREALARVLEREGLLAIEDDPYWHLAEDAPTPLAVLAPRHVFHVATLSKVISPGLRTAFVRCPGSTQADAMASALRATRLMGHPLVSALASQLLLDGSAQSLLAQVRSEARERIGMARYLLAPSLLVRAEGLHAWCRVPAPWTDATLVRTAQLQGLAIAPSSAFCPPGVEHHNGVRLSLGLAADRRQLESALRRIDRLLLSDGLPAIDR; this comes from the coding sequence ATGACATCACTGGCTCCGGGTGGCGTGGCCGCCGCAAACAACAACGGCGGTCACCTGTCCGAACCGACCGATGGTTATGGACAGGCTCCCGCCGTTGGAAGCCACGATACGCCCCGACATGCTCCGTACATGCCGCGACCGGATGTCGCAGCGCGCGAATGGGTGCAGGACGTGTTCGCGCACAGCGGTCCGATCTACCTGCGTATCGTCAATTCGCTGGAACGCACGGTACGTCGCGGCGGCCTTGCGCCGGGCCAGCGCCTGCCGTCGCAGCGCGCGTTGGCGCAGCAGCTGGGCATCGACCTGACCACCGTCACCCGCGCCTTCGATGAAGCACGCAAACGCGGCCTGATCGAGGCGCGCGGCCCCCAGGGCAGTTTCATCGCGCCGCCCAAGGCCGGCTTCGAGCAGCGGGTGGACCTGAGCATGAACGTGCCCCCGGTGCCCGATGCCGACGCGCTGGCCGAGACCCTGCGCCGTGGTGCCGCCGCCGTGCTTGCGCGCAGCAACGCACCGAACCTGATGACATATCACCTGGGCGGCGGCAACCCGACCGATCGCCACGCGGCGGCACGCTGGCTGCAGCCGATGCTCGGCGCGGTGGACGACAGCTGCCTGCTGCTGACCGAAGGCGCGCAGGTGGCGTTGGCCGCGATCCTGGTCAGCCAGGGCCGCGATGGCGATGCCATCCTGTGCGATGCGCTGGTCTATCCGGGGCTGCTGCAGGCGGCTGCCGCACTCGGGCGGCGACTGCTGCCGGTGGCCAACGACGAACACGGCATGTGCCCCGAGGCGCTGGCCCGGCAGGCACGCGAAAGCGGCGCGCGGCTGGTCTATCTCAACCCCACCTGCCAGAACCCGACCGCGCTGACGTTGCCGCTGCAGCGACGCGAAGCGCTGGCACGCGTGCTGGAACGCGAGGGTCTGCTGGCGATCGAGGATGATCCGTACTGGCATCTCGCTGAAGATGCACCGACACCGCTGGCGGTGCTGGCACCGCGCCATGTGTTTCATGTGGCAACCCTGTCCAAGGTGATCAGCCCGGGGTTGCGTACCGCCTTCGTGCGCTGCCCGGGCAGCACGCAGGCCGATGCGATGGCCTCGGCGCTGAGGGCCACCCGCCTGATGGGTCATCCACTGGTCTCGGCACTGGCCAGCCAGCTGCTGCTGGACGGCTCGGCGCAATCGCTGCTGGCGCAGGTACGCAGCGAGGCGCGCGAGCGCATCGGCATGGCGCGCTATCTGCTGGCGCCCTCGCTGCTGGTACGTGCAGAAGGCCTGCATGCCTGGTGCCGGGTGCCAGCGCCCTGGACCGATGCCACGCTGGTGCGTACCGCACAGCTGCAGGGGCTGGCGATCGCGCCGTCATCGGCGTTCTGCCCGCCCGGGGTGGAGCATCACAATGGCGTACGACTGTCACTGGGGCTGGCAGCGGACCGCCGGCAGCTGGAGAGTGCGTTGCGGCGGATTGATCGGCTGTTGTTGTCGGACGGGTTGCCGGCAATTGATCGGTAG
- a CDS encoding PLP-dependent aminotransferase family protein has translation MTPPAAGRRLKHPNRTWVRPFREGGGPLYLQIAQQVREAVDDGVLRPGDRLPPQRDLAQQVGVDLTTVTRAFAELRQAGLLDAQGAGGTFIALSAGNRSTSVDLSMNIPPLLGSAPFAQGMEAGFQHLGQQLGQGELMSYHVGAGSREDRAAAVQWLAPMLGTVGADQVVICPGAQTALCALILARTQPGELVAAEPLTYPGLLAAARVLQRGVVPVAMDAEGMLPDALEEACQLRRPRLLYLVPTIQNPTTATMSARRRQALLAVARRHDLTVIEDDPYWLLAGDAPPPLAAQRDAGCPVYYISTLSKCLAPGLRTAYLVVPGGEPMEPVLDALRAIALMPTQSMVAVASQWIRSGQAQDMVQRFQQELRERQAIAAQYLPSRARAHPAGLHVWLPLPPRLDQYRLIQAAQEQGLGIASSDAFSVEEPPPGNAIRLSLGGAVDQGTLARALAKLNEILSEAPEARHSAIV, from the coding sequence ATGACGCCTCCTGCCGCCGGCCGCCGCCTGAAGCACCCCAACCGGACCTGGGTTCGCCCCTTCCGCGAGGGCGGCGGACCGCTGTACCTGCAGATTGCCCAGCAGGTACGCGAGGCGGTGGATGACGGCGTGCTGCGCCCGGGCGACCGCCTGCCCCCGCAGCGTGATCTGGCCCAGCAGGTCGGGGTCGACCTGACCACCGTCACCCGCGCCTTCGCCGAGCTGCGCCAGGCCGGGCTACTGGACGCGCAGGGCGCCGGCGGCACCTTCATCGCGCTGTCGGCCGGCAACCGCAGCACCTCGGTCGACCTGAGCATGAACATCCCGCCGCTGCTGGGCAGTGCGCCGTTCGCGCAGGGCATGGAGGCCGGCTTCCAGCACCTGGGCCAGCAGCTGGGCCAGGGCGAGCTGATGAGCTACCACGTCGGTGCCGGCAGCCGCGAGGACCGCGCCGCCGCCGTGCAGTGGCTGGCGCCGATGCTGGGCACGGTGGGTGCCGACCAGGTGGTGATCTGCCCCGGCGCGCAGACCGCGCTGTGCGCGCTGATCCTGGCCCGTACCCAGCCGGGCGAGCTGGTTGCCGCCGAACCGCTGACCTACCCCGGCCTGCTGGCCGCCGCGCGCGTGCTGCAACGGGGCGTGGTGCCGGTGGCGATGGACGCCGAGGGCATGCTGCCCGACGCGCTGGAGGAGGCCTGCCAGCTGCGCCGGCCGCGCCTGCTGTACCTGGTGCCGACCATCCAGAACCCGACCACAGCAACCATGTCCGCGCGGCGCCGGCAGGCCCTGCTGGCGGTCGCCAGGCGCCACGATCTGACCGTGATCGAAGACGATCCCTACTGGTTGCTGGCCGGTGACGCCCCACCGCCGCTGGCCGCGCAGCGCGATGCCGGCTGCCCGGTCTACTACATCTCCACCCTGTCCAAATGCCTGGCCCCGGGCCTGCGCACCGCCTACCTGGTAGTGCCGGGCGGCGAGCCGATGGAGCCGGTGCTGGACGCGCTGCGCGCGATCGCACTGATGCCGACCCAGTCGATGGTGGCGGTGGCCTCGCAGTGGATCCGCAGCGGCCAGGCCCAGGACATGGTGCAGCGCTTCCAGCAGGAGCTGCGCGAACGCCAGGCCATTGCCGCGCAGTACCTGCCCTCCCGCGCGCGCGCGCACCCGGCCGGCCTGCACGTGTGGCTGCCGCTGCCGCCACGGCTGGACCAGTACCGGCTGATCCAGGCTGCGCAGGAACAAGGGCTGGGCATCGCCAGCTCGGATGCCTTCAGCGTGGAGGAGCCGCCGCCGGGCAACGCGATCCGGCTGTCGCTGGGCGGCGCCGTCGACCAGGGCACCCTCGCCAGGGCGCTGGCCAAGCTGAACGAGATCCTGTCTGAAGCGCCCGAGGCCCGGCACAGCGCCATCGTCTGA
- the cyoA gene encoding ubiquinol oxidase subunit II, with protein MNICWNRIRLALVALACVGLSGCDWVLLDSKGMVGLAQRDLILICIGLMLIVVIPAIVLTFVFAWRFRAGNTKAKYTPDWSHSTKVEIVVWGVPLIIIAVLAVIVWKSTHELDPYKPLDVAGEPLHVEVIATDWKWVFVYPDLGIATVNQLNFPANRPLAFNITSNSTMNTFFIPQLGGQIYAMAGMRTQLHLIANEPGQFRGMSGNYSGHGFSNMKFIATASSNEEFERWVAEVRSAPDALSFTQFKALAAPSKNAPVQHFSSVEPLLFKKVIDQFIGVGENTTAAAPAGAAAGVQVSQE; from the coding sequence ATGAATATCTGCTGGAACCGCATCCGCCTGGCGCTGGTCGCCCTGGCCTGCGTCGGCCTGTCGGGCTGTGACTGGGTGCTGCTGGATTCGAAGGGCATGGTCGGGCTCGCCCAGCGCGACCTGATCCTGATCTGCATCGGCCTGATGCTGATCGTTGTGATACCGGCCATCGTGCTGACCTTCGTCTTCGCCTGGCGCTTCCGCGCCGGCAACACCAAGGCGAAATACACGCCGGACTGGTCGCACTCCACCAAGGTGGAGATCGTGGTCTGGGGCGTGCCGCTGATCATCATCGCGGTGCTGGCGGTGATCGTGTGGAAGTCCACCCATGAACTGGACCCGTACAAGCCGCTGGACGTGGCCGGTGAGCCGCTGCACGTGGAGGTGATCGCCACCGACTGGAAGTGGGTGTTCGTCTATCCGGACCTGGGCATCGCGACGGTGAACCAGCTCAACTTCCCGGCCAATCGACCGCTGGCGTTCAACATCACCTCCAACTCGACGATGAATACCTTCTTCATTCCGCAGCTGGGTGGGCAGATCTACGCGATGGCCGGCATGCGCACGCAGCTGCACCTGATCGCCAACGAGCCGGGCCAGTTCCGCGGCATGTCCGGCAACTACAGCGGGCATGGCTTCTCGAACATGAAGTTCATCGCCACCGCCAGCAGCAACGAAGAGTTCGAGCGTTGGGTGGCCGAGGTACGCAGCGCGCCGGACGCGCTCAGCTTCACGCAGTTCAAGGCGCTGGCCGCACCGTCGAAGAACGCACCGGTGCAGCACTTCTCCAGCGTTGAACCGTTGCTGTTCAAGAAAGTCATCGACCAGTTCATCGGTGTCGGTGAGAACACCACTGCCGCGGCCCCGGCTGGCGCTGCCGCTGGCGTCCAGGTTTCCCAGGAGTAA
- a CDS encoding DUF6436 domain-containing protein, with protein MGAAAPRRRWLLPAMIALACLFMAGVAAALWQYFGYSAQSTFTEQAIVFDDAQLRLPPKLAGDTGRIRVVHFWDPACAVCNRETGAHLSYLISMYRRAGIDFYAIRRPGTQGELPEPLRSKVITLPTLDGIENIPASPAVAIWDRRGHLAYAGPYSIGMVCNSANSFVEPLLDKLVRGETVRPKGLLAVGCYCPWQAKR; from the coding sequence ATGGGCGCAGCCGCGCCGCGCCGCCGCTGGCTGCTGCCGGCGATGATCGCCCTCGCCTGCCTGTTCATGGCCGGCGTGGCGGCAGCCCTGTGGCAGTACTTCGGCTACAGCGCGCAATCGACCTTCACCGAACAGGCCATCGTCTTCGACGACGCGCAGCTGCGCCTGCCGCCCAAGTTGGCCGGTGACACCGGCCGTATCCGCGTGGTGCATTTCTGGGACCCGGCGTGTGCGGTCTGCAACCGCGAAACCGGCGCGCACCTGAGTTACCTGATCAGCATGTACCGCCGCGCCGGCATCGACTTCTATGCGATCCGCCGCCCCGGCACGCAGGGCGAGCTGCCCGAGCCGCTGCGCAGCAAGGTGATCACCTTGCCGACGCTCGATGGCATCGAGAATATTCCGGCCAGCCCGGCCGTGGCGATCTGGGACCGCCGCGGCCACCTGGCCTATGCGGGCCCGTACAGCATCGGCATGGTCTGCAACTCGGCCAACAGTTTCGTCGAACCGCTGCTGGACAAACTGGTGCGCGGCGAAACCGTGCGCCCGAAAGGACTGCTGGCCGTGGGCTGCTACTGCCCATGGCAGGCCAAGCGCTGA
- a CDS encoding TonB-dependent receptor plug domain-containing protein: MHRSKLSRSILLALSMASAGGAMAAEADASSGDRAAPTQLDAMLVTGTRASNRTQFETLAPVDVFSKEDIRSVQSTDLKDVLAQLVPSFVVQRLPMADGQVFVRPATLRGLSPDQTLVLVNGRRFHRSALLGNRGAQAADLAQIPTSAIKRIEVLRDGASAQYGSDAIAGVINIILEDGPGTEITAGYSQYAQGDGASRDFSARTGWSLGDYGSLVLFAESSNSDATSRTRQRPDAIAFQAAHPELVVPNPVQRWGQPELESRRVGFNVKANASDTLELYAFGLYSHSDGVSDFNWRNPDTTTGAYRTTTIFPGWNLRSIYPVGFSPQYGNVQNDLQLVAGVRGEITPKLRWDVSASYGRNAIDYSLKNSINASLGPASPTAFDLGRLTQTEKNANADFNYEWDVGALSKPINVAFGGEFRQETYQVRAGDPASYAVGPGAVAGLEANSNGAPGFSASQAGQWSQRSKAAYVDMEVPLGERWSIGAASRYEDFSSFGSTLDGKLSARFAITPDVALRGTVSTGFRAPTPAQLNTTSTSQGLDTRTLQIFTSGRLSPNDPLAQLLGARPLKPEESRTASLGLTWRTDLGLSGSVDVYQIKLTDRFSQSASFAIPAGTPNPLGYTSVNFFTNDFDTTTTGVDVVGNYLRDLGAGRMTLTLAYNYNRTRVDNGSTSVATNETQRVLFEDRLPEHKGSLTGSWDIGAWSLMARMRYYGAWTDSSGNAVGDIYQRFGAMSFLDLAVGYRINEHHSLRVGADNVFDRYPDEATFQASRGLVYSRNAPYDTDGANLYAQYRLTF, translated from the coding sequence GTGCATCGTTCGAAGCTTTCGCGTTCCATCCTCCTTGCCCTTTCCATGGCCAGCGCAGGAGGCGCGATGGCAGCGGAGGCCGATGCCAGCAGTGGCGACCGCGCCGCGCCGACCCAGCTCGATGCGATGCTGGTTACCGGCACCCGTGCCTCCAACCGCACCCAGTTTGAAACGCTGGCACCGGTGGATGTGTTCAGCAAGGAAGACATCCGTTCGGTGCAATCCACCGACCTGAAGGACGTGCTGGCCCAGCTGGTGCCGTCGTTCGTGGTGCAGCGCCTGCCGATGGCCGATGGTCAGGTGTTCGTGCGCCCGGCCACCCTGCGTGGGCTGTCGCCGGACCAGACCCTGGTGCTGGTCAACGGCCGCCGCTTCCACCGTAGTGCGCTGCTCGGCAACCGCGGGGCGCAGGCGGCCGACCTGGCGCAGATTCCGACCAGTGCGATCAAGCGCATCGAAGTGCTGCGCGATGGTGCATCGGCGCAGTACGGCTCGGATGCCATCGCCGGTGTCATCAACATCATTCTCGAAGACGGCCCCGGTACCGAGATCACGGCCGGCTATTCGCAGTATGCGCAGGGCGATGGCGCGTCGCGCGACTTCAGTGCGCGCACCGGCTGGTCGCTGGGTGACTACGGCAGCCTGGTGCTGTTCGCCGAATCGTCCAATTCCGATGCTACCTCGCGTACCCGCCAGCGCCCGGATGCCATCGCCTTCCAGGCCGCGCACCCCGAGCTGGTCGTGCCCAACCCGGTGCAGCGCTGGGGCCAGCCGGAGCTGGAAAGCCGCCGCGTCGGCTTCAACGTGAAGGCCAACGCCAGCGATACGCTGGAGCTGTATGCGTTCGGCCTGTACAGCCACAGTGATGGCGTCAGCGATTTCAACTGGCGCAACCCGGACACCACCACCGGTGCTTACCGCACCACCACGATCTTCCCGGGATGGAACCTGCGCTCGATCTATCCGGTGGGCTTCAGCCCGCAGTACGGCAACGTGCAGAACGACCTGCAGCTGGTGGCCGGCGTGCGTGGCGAGATCACGCCGAAGCTGCGCTGGGATGTCAGCGCCTCGTATGGTCGTAACGCCATCGACTACAGCCTGAAGAACTCGATCAATGCCTCGCTCGGCCCGGCCAGCCCGACCGCGTTCGATCTCGGCCGCCTGACCCAGACCGAGAAGAACGCCAACGCCGATTTCAACTACGAATGGGATGTGGGCGCGCTGTCCAAGCCGATCAACGTCGCCTTCGGTGGCGAGTTCCGCCAGGAGACCTACCAGGTACGCGCTGGCGATCCGGCCTCTTACGCGGTGGGTCCGGGCGCCGTGGCCGGCCTGGAGGCCAATTCCAATGGCGCACCGGGCTTCTCGGCCAGCCAGGCCGGGCAGTGGAGCCAACGCAGCAAGGCCGCTTACGTGGATATGGAAGTGCCACTGGGCGAGCGTTGGAGCATCGGCGCGGCCAGCCGCTACGAGGACTTCTCCAGCTTCGGCAGCACACTGGATGGCAAGCTGTCGGCGCGCTTTGCGATCACCCCGGACGTGGCCCTGCGCGGCACCGTGTCCACCGGCTTCCGCGCGCCCACCCCGGCCCAGCTCAACACCACCAGCACCAGCCAGGGCCTGGATACGCGCACGCTGCAGATCTTCACCAGTGGCCGCCTGTCGCCGAATGACCCGCTGGCGCAGCTGCTCGGGGCCAGGCCGTTGAAGCCGGAAGAATCGCGCACCGCCTCGCTGGGCCTGACCTGGCGCACCGACCTGGGCCTGTCCGGTTCGGTGGATGTCTACCAGATCAAGCTCACCGACCGCTTCAGCCAGTCGGCCAGCTTTGCCATCCCGGCCGGCACACCGAATCCATTGGGCTACACCTCGGTGAACTTTTTCACCAACGATTTCGATACCACCACCACCGGTGTGGACGTGGTGGGCAACTACCTGCGTGATCTCGGCGCCGGCCGCATGACGCTGACCCTGGCCTACAACTACAACCGCACCCGCGTGGACAACGGCAGCACCTCGGTGGCCACCAACGAGACCCAGCGCGTGCTGTTCGAAGACCGCCTGCCCGAGCACAAGGGCAGCCTCACCGGCAGCTGGGACATCGGCGCCTGGTCGCTGATGGCGCGCATGCGTTACTACGGTGCCTGGACTGATTCCAGTGGCAACGCGGTGGGCGACATCTATCAGCGCTTCGGTGCGATGAGCTTCCTCGATCTGGCGGTGGGCTATCGCATCAACGAACACCACAGCCTGCGCGTCGGCGCCGACAACGTGTTCGACCGCTATCCGGACGAGGCCACCTTCCAGGCCAGCCGTGGCCTGGTGTATTCGCGCAATGCGCCGTACGACACCGATGGTGCCAACCTGTACGCGCAGTATCGGCTGACCTTCTGA
- the cyoC gene encoding cytochrome o ubiquinol oxidase subunit III — MNLLTRPELASNTQVHEELHAHDHAHEQGGMKVFGMWVYLMSDLVLFGSLFASYAVLSTAYAGGPTGKELFSLPFVMTETFLLLVSSITYGQAVLAMHRHDASAVLRWLGVTFVLGASFIGMEIYEFSHLIHEGAGPSTSAYLSAFFALVATHGLHVASGLIWMAVVMHQVYRRGLTPTNITRVSCLSLFWHFLDLVWICVFTFVYLIGAF; from the coding sequence ATGAACCTGTTGACCCGCCCGGAGCTGGCCAGCAACACGCAGGTGCACGAGGAACTGCACGCGCACGACCACGCCCACGAGCAGGGCGGCATGAAGGTGTTCGGCATGTGGGTCTACCTCATGTCCGACCTGGTGCTGTTCGGCTCGCTGTTCGCCTCGTATGCGGTGCTCAGCACCGCCTACGCCGGCGGCCCGACCGGCAAGGAGCTGTTCTCGCTGCCGTTCGTGATGACCGAAACCTTCCTGCTGCTGGTCTCCAGTATCACCTACGGCCAGGCCGTGCTGGCCATGCACCGCCACGATGCCTCGGCCGTGCTGCGCTGGCTGGGCGTGACCTTCGTGCTCGGTGCCTCGTTCATCGGCATGGAGATCTACGAGTTCTCGCACCTGATCCACGAAGGCGCGGGCCCCAGCACCAGCGCCTACCTGTCGGCGTTCTTCGCGCTGGTCGCCACCCACGGCCTGCACGTGGCCAGCGGCCTGATCTGGATGGCGGTAGTGATGCACCAGGTGTACCGCCGTGGCCTGACCCCGACCAACATCACCCGCGTCTCGTGCCTGAGCCTGTTCTGGCACTTCCTGGACCTGGTGTGGATCTGCGTCTTCACCTTCGTCTACCTGATCGGAGCCTTCTGA